A genomic window from Periophthalmus magnuspinnatus isolate fPerMag1 chromosome 16, fPerMag1.2.pri, whole genome shotgun sequence includes:
- the LOC117384085 gene encoding metaxin-1-like, whose translation MAAPEHLFVWEGDFGLPSVSTDCLTVLAYAQFAGAPLKVHKISNPWRSPSGSLPALKTNQNETLTRPSDIIIHLRKQKFNADYDLSAKEGADSLAFISLIEEKLLPALIYWSWVDSKNFVDVTRRWFADHMPFPLSLVLPGRMHRYQNERLRLLRGEDLLEPEENLEKELFRDAAECMNLLSQRLGQHKFFFGESPCSLDAFVFGHLAPVLKIKFPNSKLQQHLQSLENLSGFCSNILQLYFPRTGPEPSPRPAPSASDDGDHVPHKRRKQLLSVLVAMGAMLSYAVLTGLLSISLHQRGALEEPPDEEPEEPETHEQEHER comes from the exons ATGGCGGCGCCGGAGCACTTGTTTGTTTGGGAAGGAGACTTCGGTTTACCGTCCGTCAGCACCGACTGCCTGACTGTGCTG GCGTATGCACAGTTTGCTGGCGCTCCTCTGAAGGTTCATAAGATCAGTAACCCCTGGAGAAGCCCCTCAG GTTCACTTCCTGCTTTAAAGACCAATCAGAACGAGACTCTGACCAGACCCAGTGACATCATCATCCACCTACGCAAACAG aagtTTAACGCTGACTACGACCTCTCGGCTAAAGAAGGAGCCGACAGCTTGGCCTTCATCTCCCTCATCGAAGAGAAACTGCTCCCAGCGCTG ATCTACTGGTCGTGGGTGGACAGTAAGAACTTTGTGGACGTGACGCGACGCTGGTTTGCGGATCACATGCCATTTCCTCTGAGTTTGGTTTTACCGGGACGAATGCACAGATATCAGAATGAGCGACTGAGGCTTCTGAGAGGAGAGGACCTTCTAGAACCTGAGGAGAACCTAGAGAAGGAG TTGTTCCGAGATGCGGCCGAGTGCATGAACCTTCTGTCTCAGCGACTTGGACAGCACAAGTTTTTCTTTGGAGAATC TCCCTGTTCTCTGGATGCGTTTGTCTTTGGACACCTGGCTCCGGTTTTAAAGATCAAATTCCCAAACTCCAAACTTCAACAGCACCTTCAGAGTCTGGAGAACCTGAGCGGGTTCTGCTCCAACATCCTACAACTCTACTTCCCCCGGACAGGCCCAG AGCCGTCCCCTCGCCCAGCGCCCTCAGCCTCAGACGACGGTGACCACGTTCCTCACAAACGCAGGAAGCAGCTGCTGTCGGTTCTGGTGGCGATGGGAGCCATGTTGAGTTACGCTGTTCTCACGGGGCTCCTGTCCATCAGCCTGCACCAGAGGGGTGCACTAGAGGAGCCGCCCGACGAGGAGCCGGAGGAGCCCGAGACACACGAGCAAGAGCATGAGCGATAA
- the LOC117384086 gene encoding retinol dehydrogenase 13-like: protein MACRDLVRGEAAAEEIRRSTGNGNVVVRHLDLASLFSIRTFCSEVLQTEERVDVLVNNAGVMMCPKWLTEDGFEMQLAVNHLGHFLLTNLLLPKLKSSAPSRIITVSSIAHKGGVVDVEDLFFSRRSYTPLQSYRQSKLANILFTRHLAKRLTGSGVSCFCLHPGVIRTELGRHVHSSFPLLGALLSLPALLLMKTPHEGSQTSVYCAVTPGLESKSGAYFSDCAEKNPAPEAKDDETALKLWNESCKLVGLSRD, encoded by the exons ATGGCATGCCGAGACCTGGTGCGTGGAGAGGCAGCAGCGGAGGAGATCCGGCGCTCCACAGGAAACGGGAATGTGGTGGTGAGACATCTGGACCTGGCCTCACTGTTCTCCATCAGAACGTTCTGCTCCGAGGTTCTACAAACGGAGGAGAGAGTCGACGTGCTGGTTAATAATGCAG GAGTCATGATGTGTCCTAAGTGGCTGACAGAGGATGGCTTTGAGATGCAGTTGGCTGTCAATCATCTGGGCCACTTCCTCTTGACCAATCTGCTTCTACCAAAGCTCAAAAGCTCCGCCCCCAGCCGCATCATCACCGTGTCCTCCATCGCCCATAAAGGAg GGGTGGTGGACGTGGAGGATCTGTTCTTCAGTCGCAGGAGCTACACTCCGCTGCAGAGCTACAGACAGAGCAAACTCGCCAATATCCTGTTCACTCGCCATCTGGCCAAGAGACTGACAG GCTCGGGGGTGTCCTGCTTCTGCCTACACCCTGGGGTGATCCGTACAGAGCTGGGGCGACACGTACACTCATCCTTTCCTCTGCTGGGGGCACTGCTGAGCCTGCCTGCGCTGTTGTTAATGAAGACACCACATGAAGGTAGTCAAACCTCTGTCTACTGTGCCGTGACTCCTGGACTAGAGAGCAAGTCTGGGGCCTATTTCAG TGACTGTGCGGAGAAGAATCCTGCTCCAGAAGCAAAAGACGATGAAACGGCTTTGAAACTGTGGAATGAGAGCTGCAAACTGGTGGGACTAagccgagactaa